Proteins from one Bacteroidales bacterium genomic window:
- the dndC gene encoding DNA phosphorothioation system sulfurtransferase DndC: protein MKNDRFDNIINEIVDQYAYADNTQRPWIIGFSGGKDSTVLLTLVWKALVRIKETFPFPFQLRRQIYVVCNDTMVENPIITEYVFDVLRYIERAAKEQDLPIFVKTTTPKLEDSFWVNVLGKGYPVPNSSFRFCTEKLKIKPTSKFILDQVDEMGEAIVLIGTRSSESASRAKSIKKHEIKGRRLTKHPLNPNTFTYAPIKELLLEEIWYLINSFPSPWGYDNSRLFQIYSDASADDYECPTLVTNKDHSSCGQSRFGCWICTVVKEDKSMRALISNGFNWLQPLLTYRNDLNAGRNVSENRRPERRNGQNAVDETGHNQGNYTDVYRAKMLRKLLETQKLVQETKPHIELISSQELIAIQVTWYRDGIFDFKVSDIYSSVYGREIFIDNMKFKEKIILEEICQSNPQDYHLINDLLSLQRSKTILMNNYGLQSDLENRLIKAYKLKK from the coding sequence ATGAAAAATGATCGATTCGATAATATTATCAATGAAATTGTTGATCAGTATGCTTATGCTGACAACACACAAAGACCTTGGATTATAGGATTCAGTGGTGGTAAGGATTCTACAGTCTTACTTACTTTAGTGTGGAAGGCGCTTGTAAGGATAAAAGAAACATTCCCCTTCCCATTTCAGTTGAGAAGGCAGATATATGTAGTTTGTAATGATACGATGGTAGAAAATCCAATCATTACGGAATACGTATTTGACGTTCTGAGGTATATAGAAAGAGCTGCTAAGGAACAGGATTTACCAATTTTTGTTAAAACCACAACTCCGAAACTAGAGGACAGCTTTTGGGTTAATGTTCTTGGTAAGGGATATCCTGTCCCAAATAGTTCATTCAGATTTTGCACAGAGAAACTTAAAATCAAACCAACATCCAAATTTATTCTTGATCAGGTCGATGAGATGGGAGAAGCAATTGTACTCATCGGAACACGATCTTCTGAAAGTGCCAGCCGAGCTAAATCTATTAAGAAGCATGAAATCAAGGGGAGAAGACTTACCAAACATCCATTAAATCCCAACACTTTTACTTATGCTCCAATAAAGGAACTATTACTTGAAGAAATTTGGTATCTTATAAATTCTTTCCCTTCACCATGGGGTTATGATAATTCTCGACTATTTCAGATTTATTCTGATGCAAGTGCAGATGATTATGAATGCCCTACTTTAGTGACGAATAAAGACCATTCTTCATGTGGACAGAGTCGATTTGGATGCTGGATCTGTACTGTAGTTAAGGAAGATAAGTCAATGAGAGCTTTAATTAGTAATGGTTTCAACTGGCTCCAACCTTTGTTGACTTATAGAAATGATCTTAATGCTGGAAGGAATGTATCAGAAAACCGTCGACCAGAAAGGAGAAATGGTCAAAATGCAGTTGATGAGACTGGACATAATCAAGGTAATTATACGGATGTATATAGAGCAAAAATGCTTAGAAAGCTACTTGAAACTCAAAAATTGGTTCAAGAAACGAAACCTCATATAGAGTTGATTTCGAGTCAAGAGTTAATAGCTATCCAGGTTACTTGGTACCGAGATGGAATATTTGATTTCAAAGTAAGTGATATTTATAGTTCTGTATATGGACGTGAAATTTTTATTGATAACATGAAATTCAAAGAAAAGATTATTCTTGAAGAAATTTGCCAATCTAATCCTCAAGACTATCATTTGATAAATGATCTTTTATCACTTCAAAGAAGTAAAACGATATTAATGAATAATTATGGCCTGCAATCAGATCTTGAAAATCGCTTAATTAAAGCTTATAAATTGAAGAAATAA